The Arctopsyche grandis isolate Sample6627 chromosome 10, ASM5162203v2, whole genome shotgun sequence genome window below encodes:
- the LOC143917683 gene encoding uncharacterized protein LOC143917683: MVFSLPGIHVDLSASNDQRVTLTGVHRQLAALYFCEVSADAPLFHTEIQSTRLDVVDTPQSAPVLIVDRLRYSAGDNIRANCSSPLSYPPANLTWYLNGEKVNKTYTTTIPLNPDLWEPSSSFSVLEVGTEEQMQHPRYQVGGSQQEISSSQLKIPITSPEITVYTAYSPVPKVPNDNQREHKYYENIERGKSGLTESSLLDYPLPVNTIPLKITKIRLQPGFGGVVKLKCEATIYDVYKVSSEIVKIREETPHIALVMGQSSTGCVSSNTLKQWLMIVATTMYALTVWKVKK, encoded by the exons ATGGTGTTTTCGCTGCCGGGAATACACGTCGAC TTGTCTGCATCAAACGACCAACGTGTGACTCTAACGGGCGTCCATCGCCAGCTTGCAGCACTATACTTCTGTGAAGTATCGGCCGATGCTCCTCTATTTCACACAGAGATCCAATCAACCAGACTGGACGTAGTCG ATACACCCCAATCGGCACCGGTGCTGATCGTAGACCGCTTGAGATACTCGGCAGGCGACAACATAAGAGCAAATTGCTCATCGCCTTTGAGCTACCCACCGGCGAATTTGACTTGGTACCTCAACGGAGAAAAG GTAAATAAAACGTACACGACAACGATACCTTTGAATCCGGATCTATGGGAGCCGAGCTCGTCGTTCAGCGTCCTGGAAGTGGGCACCGAAGAGCAGATGCAGCATCCGCGATATCAGGTCGGTGGAAGTCAACAAGAGATCAGCTCGTCTCAATTGAAAATTCCGATCACCAGTCCTGAAATCACAGTGTACACGGCTTACTCCCCTGTGCCGAAAGTTCCCAACGATAACCAACGAGAGCACAAGTATTACGAAAACATCGAAAGGGGCAAAAGCGGTTTGACGGAATCGAGCCTTTTGGATTATCCGTTGCCGGTCAACACGATACCTTTGAAGATCACTAAAATCAGACTCCAGCCCGGATTCGGAGGCGTCGTCAAGTTGAAGTGCGAAGCCACCATATACGACGTTTATAAAGTAAGCAGTGAGATCGTTAAAATTAGAGAAGAAACGCCACACATAGCTTTGGTCATGGGTCAAAGCTCCACAG GTTGTGTAAGTAGTAATACGTTGAAACAATGGTTGATGATTGTCGCCACGACGATGTATGCACTTACCGTCTGGAAAGTG AAGAAATAA